The proteins below come from a single Holdemania massiliensis genomic window:
- a CDS encoding BMP family ABC transporter substrate-binding protein yields the protein MKKLGLLCTAALLTLSLAACSGNNGKQGGTDNNGDQPIKVAIVLSTGGLGDKNFNDMSYDGLSQAKADFGIDFQYVEPASASDFEAAYRQFADAGVYDLIIGLATDQNDALTAAQADYPDQKFSIIDSSIELPNVSAVSTKWQEQTFLCGVYAGLGTLSEMPKANADNVVGVILGMDNPNLRSGVVGFEAGVKYVNPECEVLTATVGDFKDSDKGKNIALSMYNKGADFIQHIAGAAGQGVFTAAKEADRYAFGVGGNQNAIEPDYIAATSIRNVNEMVYNEVKALVEGTWTEGVKISGLKEEAVGYSNEFSNVEVPEDIAAAIADIKAKIQNGELVICETEDELESWVSSNQYTK from the coding sequence ATGAAAAAGTTAGGACTTCTCTGTACCGCCGCACTGCTTACTTTATCGCTGGCTGCCTGCTCAGGCAACAACGGTAAACAAGGCGGCACAGACAACAACGGTGATCAGCCGATTAAAGTAGCGATCGTTCTGTCCACCGGGGGACTGGGCGATAAGAACTTCAACGACATGTCCTATGATGGACTGAGCCAAGCCAAAGCAGACTTTGGCATTGATTTTCAGTATGTTGAACCAGCTTCTGCCAGTGATTTTGAAGCGGCTTACCGTCAGTTTGCTGACGCAGGCGTTTATGATTTGATCATTGGTCTGGCTACTGACCAGAATGATGCTCTGACCGCAGCTCAGGCAGATTATCCAGATCAGAAATTCTCCATCATTGATTCTTCAATCGAGCTGCCAAATGTCAGCGCTGTTTCTACAAAATGGCAGGAACAGACATTCCTGTGCGGCGTTTATGCTGGCTTGGGCACGTTGTCAGAGATGCCGAAAGCCAATGCCGATAATGTTGTCGGGGTTATCTTAGGCATGGACAATCCGAATCTGCGTTCCGGCGTCGTCGGCTTTGAAGCAGGCGTTAAGTATGTGAATCCGGAATGTGAAGTGTTAACAGCGACAGTCGGTGATTTCAAGGATTCCGATAAAGGTAAAAACATTGCTTTGTCGATGTATAACAAGGGCGCTGACTTCATTCAGCACATTGCCGGGGCAGCTGGACAGGGTGTCTTTACCGCGGCGAAGGAAGCAGATCGTTATGCCTTCGGTGTCGGCGGAAATCAGAATGCTATCGAACCAGATTATATCGCAGCGACTTCCATCCGCAACGTCAACGAAATGGTTTACAACGAAGTCAAGGCTTTAGTTGAAGGCACATGGACGGAAGGCGTGAAGATCAGCGGCTTGAAGGAAGAAGCCGTCGGATATTCCAATGAGTTCTCCAATGTTGAAGTTCCTGAAGATATTGCGGCAGCGATTGCGGATATCAAAGCTAAGATTCAAAACGGCGAACTGGTCATCTGCGAAACTGAAGATGAACTGGAAAGCTGGGTATCTTCCAATCAGTATACAAAATAA
- a CDS encoding HAD family hydrolase: MVNLAQCKIRMVCLDLDGTLFTPQKKVSERSRKAIVACLDRGIEVILVTGRPYLFARGVALSIDPRVDVIGYVGNYRSIRSQAEGTPIARETALEILRLLQHEHVWMQAKTFHHIYGNALNLIRPDYQKVTRNNPAQERIEVHSWTDPLRKIQESSDPVYKIIALGGLKVKKLTQQLSSLPGIKVYSYAKTNLEITSDQHDKGTAIRCAAKQLSIPLNQVLGVGDSLNDIEMLEVCGVKAAMGNASSMLKTKADIITGTNAQDGVAQLLEQLV, encoded by the coding sequence ATGGTCAATTTAGCGCAATGCAAAATCCGTATGGTTTGTCTGGATCTGGACGGTACGTTGTTTACGCCTCAAAAGAAGGTCAGCGAACGCAGCCGTAAAGCGATTGTGGCCTGCCTGGATCGGGGCATTGAGGTGATTCTCGTTACCGGTCGGCCGTATTTGTTTGCCCGCGGTGTCGCGTTGTCCATTGATCCGCGCGTGGATGTTATCGGCTATGTCGGAAACTACCGCAGTATTCGATCTCAGGCGGAAGGAACGCCGATTGCACGGGAAACCGCCTTGGAAATTCTGCGGCTGCTTCAACACGAACATGTGTGGATGCAGGCCAAGACGTTTCATCACATCTATGGCAACGCATTGAATTTGATTCGTCCGGATTATCAGAAGGTCACCCGAAACAATCCAGCTCAGGAACGAATTGAAGTTCACAGCTGGACTGATCCGCTGCGAAAAATACAGGAATCGTCAGATCCGGTTTATAAAATTATTGCGTTGGGTGGATTAAAGGTGAAAAAATTGACTCAGCAGCTATCATCACTGCCAGGCATCAAGGTATACAGTTATGCGAAGACCAATCTGGAAATCACGTCGGATCAGCATGATAAAGGAACAGCCATTCGCTGTGCAGCAAAACAGCTGTCAATTCCGCTGAATCAAGTTTTAGGCGTGGGTGACAGTCTGAATGATATTGAAATGCTGGAAGTCTGCGGCGTCAAGGCAGCGATGGGCAACGCTTCCTCAATGCTAAAGACGAAGGCCGATATCATTACCGGCACGAACGCCCAGGATGGTGTGGCTCAGCTTTTAGAACAGCTGGTATAA
- a CDS encoding substrate-binding domain-containing protein: protein MKLVQSGLAVSFNAGWQYTEYPGIVALPLADLEVEVEVHVLIRKDVAANESVKRFSDYLKAFNT from the coding sequence ATGAAGCTTGTTCAAAGCGGACTTGCGGTGAGCTTTAATGCAGGCTGGCAATATACGGAATATCCGGGAATTGTTGCTTTGCCTTTAGCGGACTTGGAGGTCGAGGTTGAGGTTCATGTATTAATCCGCAAAGATGTAGCCGCGAATGAATCGGTGAAGCGATTTTCGGATTATTTAAAAGCTTTCAACACATGA
- a CDS encoding ABC transporter permease has product MSKLSNRLIRTSPILISIVSFALAILVSCIIMLLCGYDPIFAYSVIIEGSLGSVRSFTNTLIQATPLIFTGLAFMIAKKATLTNLGIEGQMYTGAMVAALVGMTPLPLPGVVHLFLAILCGVIGGGLSGALIGFLKVKFGSNEVITTTMLNFIIINFCDYLVNYPLKAEGAVAQTNKIVEGALLGKMIPGYQLTWAIVIAVIAALVVKFILEKTRFGYEIRAVGLNMKAAETAGIKVGGVMMKAMLFSGALAGLCGAVHVTSVGKRFISGFSPGYGFSGISVAALASDSPLGIILAGIIFGALKTGAMYLNMMSQIPTEFVSVIQALVVIFVSAPLLIRALIGADRKKKGGQSHAE; this is encoded by the coding sequence ATGAGCAAGCTGTCTAACCGCCTGATCCGGACCAGTCCCATCTTGATTTCCATCGTTTCCTTCGCGTTGGCAATTCTGGTCAGCTGCATCATCATGTTATTATGCGGCTATGATCCGATCTTTGCGTATTCTGTGATCATTGAAGGATCATTGGGATCGGTGCGTTCCTTTACCAACACGCTGATTCAGGCAACACCGCTGATCTTTACCGGCCTGGCGTTTATGATTGCCAAAAAAGCGACGTTAACCAACCTGGGAATTGAAGGTCAGATGTATACCGGGGCGATGGTTGCGGCCCTAGTCGGCATGACGCCGCTGCCGCTGCCCGGTGTGGTTCATCTGTTTCTGGCCATCCTCTGCGGTGTGATCGGCGGTGGCTTGTCCGGAGCCCTGATCGGCTTTCTGAAGGTTAAGTTTGGGTCCAATGAAGTCATTACGACAACAATGTTAAACTTTATTATCATCAATTTCTGTGATTATCTGGTCAATTATCCATTGAAAGCAGAAGGTGCGGTTGCCCAGACCAACAAAATTGTTGAAGGTGCGCTGTTAGGGAAGATGATTCCTGGCTATCAGCTGACCTGGGCGATTGTCATCGCTGTGATTGCGGCGCTTGTAGTTAAATTCATCCTTGAAAAAACACGTTTCGGTTATGAAATCCGGGCCGTGGGTTTGAATATGAAGGCTGCGGAAACGGCAGGCATCAAAGTCGGCGGCGTCATGATGAAGGCGATGCTGTTCAGCGGTGCGCTGGCTGGTTTGTGCGGAGCCGTGCATGTAACCAGTGTCGGCAAGCGCTTTATCAGCGGCTTTTCACCAGGATATGGATTCAGCGGCATCTCCGTGGCCGCGCTGGCCAGTGATTCGCCACTTGGAATCATTCTGGCCGGCATCATCTTCGGCGCCTTGAAAACTGGAGCGATGTATCTGAATATGATGAGCCAGATTCCAACGGAATTTGTCAGCGTCATTCAGGCGTTGGTCGTTATCTTTGTTTCAGCGCCGTTGTTGATCCGGGCGCTGATCGGCGCAGATCGGAAGAAGAAGGGGGGACAGAGTCATGCTGAATAA
- a CDS encoding ABC transporter ATP-binding protein → MNSVEMIDIVKQYPLVRAVDHVSFSLGEGEIHSLLGENGAGKSTLMKILYGMTSPDEGEIRIDGKPVKIKSPKDAIQLGIGMVHQHFMLSPVMSVTENIIVNHEPRKGWLIDEKKAEQQIQELIDRFHFNIDARAKVQELSVGEQQRVEILKAIYRGANILILDEPTAVLTPQEVEELFVIMRNLKNDKKSIIIITHKLKETLAIADRISVLRDGKMVESGLPLGNVTTNDLAKMMVGREVELNVRRENTNLGEDYFRIQDLKLSERGVQILSGISLTIRKGEILGIAGIEGNGQTELIEVLTGLRKADSGTITMGSEPIHGDAHTFLKHKIGHIPEDRLTRGLVSEMSIEDNLILGYHDEPQFLKQGMLQKKNIQSYADEAVNDYMIKTPNARELVSSLSGGNQQKVVIARVFKQNPDVLIVAQPTRGVDVGAMEYIHHQLLQLRDEGKAILLISADLDEVRSLSDRIAVIYDGRIVSVQKAEDTDELSLGLLMTGGKEERHEQAV, encoded by the coding sequence ATGAACAGTGTAGAAATGATCGATATTGTTAAGCAATATCCATTAGTACGAGCTGTTGATCATGTTTCCTTTTCTTTAGGTGAGGGAGAGATTCATTCCCTGCTGGGAGAAAATGGAGCCGGCAAATCAACGCTGATGAAAATCCTCTACGGGATGACATCGCCGGATGAAGGAGAAATCCGCATCGACGGCAAGCCGGTTAAGATCAAGAGCCCCAAAGACGCAATTCAGCTGGGAATCGGCATGGTGCATCAGCATTTCATGCTTTCCCCAGTCATGAGCGTAACGGAAAATATCATCGTCAATCATGAGCCGCGCAAAGGCTGGCTGATTGATGAAAAAAAGGCCGAACAGCAGATTCAGGAGCTGATCGACCGGTTTCATTTCAACATTGATGCGCGGGCCAAGGTTCAGGAGCTGTCGGTGGGTGAGCAGCAGCGCGTAGAGATTCTCAAAGCGATCTACCGCGGCGCTAATATTTTGATTCTGGACGAACCGACTGCGGTTTTAACACCGCAGGAAGTGGAAGAGCTGTTTGTTATCATGCGGAATTTAAAGAATGATAAGAAATCCATTATCATCATTACGCACAAACTGAAGGAAACGCTGGCGATTGCCGACCGCATTTCGGTTCTGCGCGATGGGAAAATGGTGGAATCCGGTCTGCCGTTAGGCAATGTCACGACAAACGATCTGGCTAAAATGATGGTTGGCCGGGAAGTGGAATTGAACGTGCGCCGGGAAAATACCAATCTGGGAGAAGACTATTTCCGAATTCAGGATCTTAAGCTGAGCGAACGCGGTGTTCAGATACTCAGCGGAATATCGCTGACGATCCGCAAAGGCGAAATTCTCGGGATTGCCGGGATTGAGGGCAATGGTCAGACGGAATTGATTGAAGTGCTGACCGGACTGCGCAAGGCGGATTCCGGAACCATTACGATGGGATCCGAGCCGATCCATGGCGATGCGCATACTTTTTTGAAACATAAAATCGGGCATATTCCGGAAGATCGGCTGACCCGCGGTTTAGTCAGTGAAATGTCGATTGAAGATAATCTGATCTTAGGCTACCATGATGAACCGCAGTTTCTGAAGCAGGGTATGCTGCAAAAGAAAAATATTCAAAGCTATGCGGATGAAGCGGTCAATGACTATATGATTAAAACGCCGAATGCCCGTGAACTGGTCTCCTCGCTGTCCGGCGGAAACCAACAGAAGGTCGTCATTGCCCGGGTCTTCAAGCAGAATCCGGATGTTCTGATCGTAGCTCAGCCAACCCGCGGCGTCGATGTCGGCGCGATGGAATATATTCATCATCAGCTGCTGCAGCTGCGCGATGAAGGCAAAGCCATTCTGTTAATTTCAGCGGATCTCGATGAAGTTCGATCGCTGTCGGACCGGATTGCGGTCATTTATGATGGCCGAATCGTCAGTGTGCAGAAAGCAGAAGACACCGATGAGCTGTCATTAGGATTGTTGATGACCGGCGGAAAGGAGGAGCGTCATGAGCAAGCTGTCTAA
- a CDS encoding CehA/McbA family metallohydrolase, translated as MEHFKSTSVAITDIWQSSCQYPDVTVNSQNETFVVWEKYLDHTEVIQFAQMIDNHPHNEVQISGSGLALRPSIHTFKDRIITAWSEFENEVWKLCVREYKDGVFGAVQVIDEGEALFYPSVKDDGTHPVVVYNRQGVGFSDTIVATLGETVTLEKVNTAVKSYRPCFDHDGQGHCFVAYDLYNGVNYDVVVRAKIDGEWGEEIKLNQTAIYSTHPVMTRVGNKVTVAWYENGKHCYFSNNVADVEVKAGQAVVSNYTVLTENRNWYNNIDITANSQGYTVVTYTWGKYNAIIRVRDLEGVWSEPVVITYNDSQCAVRPHIALDEKNVLHYIWQFGNKNGHMHRYASIVYNEVALEVLPQFYDLEIEKKIDQFVQPIPAEKALDSRSEEEVAAWLKKNGYENLSLTFGDIHGQSNLSDALGEIDQYYHYAIKDAKMDFCALTDHDDYPDIATDSEWEWNRTTRNLFNGEKNFAVLLAYEWTSNEYKHDFGHKNVYYPSSTGGLYRSTDPEGNNPTVLFASIKKDGGQCIPHHPAANWGLVSAATDWDYHDPEVQRVVEIFSRHADYEKFENQSKYTKNIMKFERHCAQDALARGYHLGFIAGSDSHQMEHGVEGGILGAFVPTLTSENVWSAIYNRFTYGTSGARILASLKIGSHHMGEEIMIPAGESVKLDVSVLAVNDIRTVQIIKNNEVLVEMEGCGQAMDFTVEDSERGEEDYYYLRVEQADDHCAWCSPIWVKRG; from the coding sequence ATGGAACATTTCAAGAGTACGTCCGTTGCGATTACCGATATCTGGCAGAGCAGCTGCCAGTATCCTGATGTCACGGTCAACAGCCAGAACGAAACCTTTGTGGTTTGGGAAAAGTATCTCGATCACACAGAGGTGATTCAGTTTGCCCAGATGATCGACAATCATCCGCATAACGAAGTTCAGATTTCCGGCTCCGGCCTGGCGCTGCGGCCAAGTATACATACTTTCAAGGATCGGATCATCACGGCTTGGTCTGAATTTGAAAACGAAGTTTGGAAGCTGTGTGTCCGCGAATACAAAGACGGGGTATTTGGGGCTGTTCAGGTGATCGATGAAGGCGAAGCCTTATTCTATCCGTCGGTCAAGGATGACGGAACGCATCCGGTTGTTGTTTATAACCGTCAGGGCGTCGGTTTCAGCGATACGATTGTTGCCACCCTGGGTGAAACAGTGACCCTGGAAAAGGTGAACACCGCCGTGAAGAGCTATCGCCCATGCTTTGATCATGATGGTCAGGGACATTGCTTTGTGGCCTATGATTTGTATAACGGCGTCAATTATGATGTCGTTGTCCGGGCTAAAATCGACGGCGAGTGGGGCGAAGAAATCAAGCTGAATCAGACGGCGATTTACAGCACGCATCCAGTGATGACAAGGGTTGGAAACAAAGTAACCGTGGCTTGGTATGAGAATGGCAAGCATTGCTATTTCAGCAATAACGTCGCTGACGTTGAAGTGAAAGCGGGTCAGGCGGTCGTTTCCAACTATACGGTGCTGACAGAAAACCGCAACTGGTACAATAACATTGATATCACTGCGAATTCTCAAGGCTATACGGTCGTAACATATACCTGGGGAAAATACAATGCGATCATCCGCGTCCGTGATCTGGAAGGCGTTTGGTCGGAACCGGTCGTCATTACCTACAATGACAGCCAGTGCGCTGTTCGTCCGCATATCGCCTTAGATGAAAAGAATGTTCTGCATTATATCTGGCAGTTTGGCAACAAGAACGGCCATATGCATCGTTATGCATCCATTGTCTACAACGAAGTAGCTCTGGAGGTATTGCCGCAGTTCTATGATCTGGAAATTGAAAAGAAGATTGATCAGTTCGTGCAGCCAATTCCGGCCGAAAAAGCCTTGGACAGCCGCAGTGAGGAAGAAGTTGCGGCATGGCTGAAGAAAAACGGCTATGAAAACCTGTCTTTAACCTTCGGTGATATTCACGGACAGTCCAATTTGTCGGATGCCTTAGGCGAGATTGATCAGTATTATCATTATGCAATCAAAGACGCTAAGATGGATTTCTGCGCCTTAACCGATCATGATGATTATCCAGACATCGCAACGGATTCGGAATGGGAATGGAATCGTACAACCCGTAATCTGTTCAATGGCGAAAAGAACTTTGCGGTTCTGTTGGCTTATGAATGGACGTCAAATGAATACAAGCATGACTTCGGACATAAAAATGTTTACTATCCATCCAGCACCGGCGGACTGTACCGCAGCACCGATCCGGAAGGCAATAATCCGACGGTTCTGTTTGCGAGCATCAAGAAAGACGGCGGACAGTGTATTCCGCATCATCCGGCAGCCAACTGGGGATTAGTTTCCGCGGCCACAGACTGGGATTACCATGATCCAGAAGTCCAGCGCGTCGTTGAAATTTTCTCGCGTCATGCGGATTACGAAAAATTTGAAAATCAGTCAAAATATACCAAAAACATCATGAAATTTGAACGGCACTGCGCTCAGGATGCCCTGGCTCGCGGATATCATTTAGGCTTTATTGCCGGTTCGGATTCGCATCAGATGGAACATGGCGTAGAAGGCGGAATCTTAGGTGCTTTCGTACCGACACTGACCAGTGAAAACGTCTGGTCTGCGATTTATAACCGTTTCACCTATGGTACCAGCGGTGCTCGGATTCTGGCATCGCTTAAAATCGGCAGCCATCATATGGGTGAAGAAATTATGATCCCAGCGGGGGAAAGCGTTAAGCTGGATGTCAGCGTGCTGGCCGTCAACGATATCCGTACAGTCCAGATCATCAAGAATAACGAAGTTCTTGTTGAAATGGAAGGCTGCGGTCAGGCGATGGACTTCACGGTGGAAGACAGTGAACGCGGCGAAGAAGATTATTACTATCTGCGGGTGGAACAGGCTGATGATCACTGCGCCTGGTGTTCTCCGATCTGGGTCAAACGCGGATAA
- a CDS encoding ATP-binding protein, producing the protein MQRKMMMFLKSWKSNPYRKPLILQGARQVGKTYTLLEFGRIHYENVAYFNFETNPKLAETFAENIQPDYLIPILSHLANQSIIKEKTLIIFDEIQLCERALTSLKYFCESAPEYHVAAAGSLLGVAVNRAEFSFPAGKVDIQKMYPMDLEEFMLAMGESELVLQIKQSFNTNRPLPAVYHDAAMQLYRQYLIVGGMPECVMHFTQTQDYLLVRHTQDMILTGYLNDMSKYNHSNEIKKTRLVYDNITVQLSKKNTHFQYKLVKKGGRAAEFENAIEWLCLSGITSRIYRAEQIRKPLENYRDIDAFKIYVSDSGLLCAKKELSATDILYMVDEINDFKGGMTENYVNNQLIVNGYSPYYWESERGAEIDFIIQRENQIIPIEVKAADNTKAKRLKRYMELYKPAYAIKCSAKNFGWEENKKIVPLYAIFCI; encoded by the coding sequence ATGCAGAGAAAAATGATGATGTTTTTAAAATCATGGAAATCAAATCCATATCGTAAGCCCTTAATTCTGCAAGGAGCGAGGCAGGTCGGAAAAACATATACATTACTTGAATTTGGACGAATCCATTATGAGAATGTTGCTTATTTTAATTTTGAAACCAATCCCAAACTAGCTGAAACATTTGCCGAGAACATCCAGCCAGATTATTTAATTCCGATCTTGTCCCATCTTGCCAATCAATCCATCATCAAAGAGAAAACGTTGATTATTTTTGATGAAATACAATTATGCGAACGAGCCTTGACGAGTTTGAAATATTTTTGTGAAAGTGCTCCGGAATATCATGTTGCTGCTGCTGGAAGTCTATTGGGAGTTGCAGTCAATCGAGCCGAATTTTCATTTCCTGCTGGTAAAGTTGATATTCAAAAAATGTACCCAATGGATTTGGAAGAGTTCATGCTTGCTATGGGAGAGAGCGAACTCGTCCTGCAAATTAAACAAAGTTTTAATACAAACAGACCGCTGCCGGCCGTTTATCACGACGCTGCAATGCAGTTGTATCGACAATATCTCATCGTGGGGGGAATGCCTGAATGTGTCATGCATTTTACCCAAACACAGGACTATCTTCTCGTACGTCATACTCAAGACATGATTTTGACTGGTTATCTGAATGATATGAGTAAATACAATCATTCCAACGAAATTAAGAAAACCCGGTTGGTTTATGATAACATAACCGTTCAGCTTTCTAAAAAGAACACGCATTTCCAGTATAAACTTGTAAAAAAAGGAGGCCGTGCCGCTGAATTTGAAAATGCCATCGAATGGCTTTGCCTTTCGGGAATTACCTCGCGGATTTACCGAGCAGAGCAGATCAGGAAACCACTAGAGAATTATCGAGATATTGATGCCTTTAAGATTTATGTTTCTGATTCAGGTCTGCTTTGTGCAAAAAAAGAATTATCCGCAACAGATATTCTTTATATGGTGGATGAAATCAATGATTTTAAAGGTGGAATGACAGAAAATTATGTGAATAATCAACTTATTGTGAATGGATATTCCCCTTACTATTGGGAGTCAGAACGAGGTGCTGAAATTGATTTTATTATTCAGCGCGAAAACCAGATCATCCCGATTGAAGTCAAAGCTGCAGATAATACGAAAGCAAAGAGACTCAAGCGATATATGGAGCTATATAAACCGGCTTATGCCATTAAATGTTCGGCTAAGAACTTTGGCTGGGAAGAAAATAAGAAAATCGTACCACTTTACGCCATATTTTGTATCTGA
- a CDS encoding ABC transporter permease has protein sequence MLNNVTGILSTMFSMSIPLILAALGGVYSVRSGIMALGLESMILTGAFTAAVGSFYSGNAWIGLLCGILGGMIFGLCHGVLCIRYKVNQVISGIGLNLLATAASTLLMQIIWGNKGNSEAVASVNTKLTFLKDIPVLGDIFSRQSVLLIFAIAACILSWFILFKTPFGLRLRMVGENPKAASSMGIPVRRMKYIGVLVCGALAGLAGAYLSIDSLNMFVRDMSASRGYIAIAIAILSRYNPLSVLLCGSLFALCDAVQIYVQGYGIPSQLVQMIPYIVTLLVLAFGVKNIQPPAGVGKYEDE, from the coding sequence ATGCTGAATAATGTGACAGGCATTTTAAGCACGATGTTCTCGATGTCAATTCCGCTGATTTTAGCGGCCTTGGGCGGTGTGTATTCCGTGCGCAGCGGAATTATGGCGCTCGGCTTGGAAAGCATGATCCTGACCGGCGCGTTCACCGCGGCCGTAGGTTCCTTTTATTCCGGCAATGCCTGGATCGGCTTGTTATGCGGAATCCTAGGCGGAATGATTTTTGGCTTATGCCATGGCGTGCTGTGTATCCGCTACAAAGTCAATCAGGTCATCAGCGGTATCGGCTTAAACTTATTGGCAACGGCGGCATCGACCTTGTTGATGCAGATTATCTGGGGCAATAAAGGCAACTCTGAAGCTGTAGCTTCGGTCAATACCAAACTGACATTCCTGAAAGATATTCCGGTTTTGGGCGATATTTTCAGCCGTCAGTCGGTGCTTCTGATCTTTGCGATTGCAGCCTGTATTCTCAGCTGGTTTATCTTATTTAAAACGCCGTTTGGCCTGCGGCTGCGCATGGTCGGTGAGAATCCGAAAGCGGCCAGCAGCATGGGCATCCCGGTTCGCCGGATGAAATATATCGGTGTTTTGGTCTGCGGTGCCTTGGCTGGTTTAGCCGGTGCCTATCTGTCGATCGACAGTCTGAACATGTTTGTTCGGGATATGTCGGCCAGCCGCGGATACATTGCGATCGCCATTGCGATCCTGTCGCGCTACAATCCGCTCAGCGTTTTGCTTTGCGGCTCGCTGTTTGCTTTGTGCGATGCCGTTCAGATTTATGTTCAAGGCTACGGAATTCCTTCGCAGCTGGTTCAAATGATTCCATATATCGTCACGCTGCTGGTTCTGGCCTTTGGCGTCAAGAACATTCAGCCGCCTGCCGGTGTGGGTAAATATGAAGATGAATAA
- a CDS encoding Crp/Fnr family transcriptional regulator, whose product MQSFEKVLESIPERVRMRLIPVTFEPGDTIIEKGAPVTCGYIFTEGVLDVQSVNTRGIAYTYVTNYEARFVGLMEIFSDHHRYCCSLKVDKRCCGYRISKEDLYILLSDCDPFKEYLICYWANQFYESSINESRYPTNSMDIKLIDYLLRLCDALKPSGDLIRIKIKREELAAFMGCSRRTVYRLLSQFKNEGLIGKEGNTLTITSEQRKKLVKKREE is encoded by the coding sequence ATGCAGAGTTTTGAGAAAGTTTTAGAATCCATTCCCGAACGTGTGCGGATGCGGCTGATTCCGGTCACCTTTGAACCAGGGGATACGATCATTGAAAAAGGTGCGCCCGTTACCTGCGGCTATATATTCACCGAAGGCGTACTGGATGTGCAGAGCGTTAACACCCGCGGCATTGCCTATACCTATGTGACCAATTATGAAGCCCGTTTTGTCGGATTGATGGAAATCTTCTCGGATCATCATCGTTACTGCTGCTCGCTGAAAGTTGATAAACGCTGCTGCGGTTATCGGATCAGTAAGGAAGATCTGTATATCCTGTTGTCGGACTGTGATCCATTTAAGGAATACTTGATTTGTTACTGGGCTAATCAGTTTTATGAATCTTCGATTAACGAATCCCGTTATCCTACTAATTCGATGGATATCAAGCTGATTGATTATCTGCTGCGGTTATGTGATGCGCTGAAACCAAGCGGGGATCTTATTCGAATCAAGATCAAGAGGGAAGAGCTGGCAGCATTTATGGGCTGTTCCCGACGGACGGTTTACCGACTACTCAGCCAGTTTAAAAATGAAGGGCTGATTGGAAAAGAAGGAAATACCTTAACCATTACCTCTGAACAAAGAAAGAAATTGGTTAAAAAGCGGGAAGAGTAA
- a CDS encoding nitroreductase family protein codes for MEFLDLAAQRYSVRRFDSRRVDSLLVNQILEAGRLAPTAKNLQPQRIYVIQSEAMLAKLAAITPMTFNAPQVMVICGDEQEAWINPFNQHSSAEMDASIVAVHMMLQMQQLGIGSTWVCWFDTAQVKQALNLPEAVEPYCLLPFGYPAADCHPSCQHDQRKPLDQTVEYL; via the coding sequence ATGGAATTTTTGGATTTGGCAGCTCAGCGGTATTCCGTCAGACGTTTCGACAGCCGAAGGGTCGATTCATTGCTTGTAAATCAGATTTTAGAAGCCGGACGGCTGGCGCCCACGGCGAAAAACCTGCAGCCACAGCGCATTTATGTCATCCAAAGTGAAGCGATGTTAGCTAAATTAGCCGCGATCACACCGATGACGTTCAACGCGCCGCAGGTCATGGTCATCTGCGGGGATGAGCAGGAAGCCTGGATCAATCCATTTAATCAGCACAGTTCTGCGGAAATGGATGCTTCCATTGTCGCCGTCCACATGATGCTGCAAATGCAGCAGCTGGGGATCGGCAGCACCTGGGTTTGCTGGTTTGATACAGCCCAGGTGAAACAAGCTTTAAACCTGCCGGAAGCGGTTGAACCGTATTGTCTGCTTCCTTTCGGGTATCCGGCGGCAGATTGTCACCCATCCTGCCAACATGATCAGCGCAAGCCGCTGGATCAAACCGTAGAGTATCTTTAG